In Sphingomonas sp., a single window of DNA contains:
- the cobW gene encoding cobalamin biosynthesis protein CobW, translated as MTDLAKVPVTIVTGFLGAGKTTLIRHLIQNAGGRRLAVVVNEFGTLGVDGEILKSCAIPDCPAENIVELANGCICCTVADDFIPTVERLLALEPRPDHILIETSGLALPKPLLKAFDWPAIRSRITVDGVLALADAEAVAEGRFAPDLVALDAQRAADPGIEHETPLAEVFEDQLACADMVLLTKVDLAGPEGVAAARAVIAAEAPRPVPVVEIREGAIDPRVILGLGAAAEDDLVARPSHHDGEDDHEHEDFDSTVVTFGEIADPAELIARIEELAREHKVLRVKGYAAVTGKPMRLLVQAVGARVRHQYDRPWRPGEPRGTALVAIAEHDHVDPAAFRAVLAG; from the coding sequence ATGACCGACCTGGCCAAGGTCCCCGTTACCATCGTTACCGGCTTTCTCGGCGCCGGCAAGACGACGCTGATCCGTCACCTGATCCAGAACGCCGGAGGGCGGCGCCTCGCGGTCGTCGTCAATGAATTCGGCACGCTCGGCGTCGACGGCGAGATCCTCAAATCCTGCGCGATCCCCGATTGCCCGGCCGAGAATATCGTCGAGCTGGCCAATGGCTGCATCTGCTGCACCGTCGCCGACGACTTCATCCCGACGGTCGAGCGGCTGCTGGCACTGGAGCCGCGCCCCGACCATATCCTGATCGAGACCTCGGGCCTCGCGCTGCCTAAGCCGTTGCTCAAGGCGTTCGACTGGCCGGCGATCCGCAGCCGCATCACGGTCGACGGCGTGCTGGCGCTGGCCGATGCCGAAGCCGTGGCCGAGGGCCGGTTCGCCCCCGATCTGGTGGCGCTGGACGCGCAGCGCGCCGCCGATCCGGGGATCGAACACGAAACGCCGCTCGCCGAAGTCTTCGAGGACCAGCTCGCCTGCGCCGACATGGTGCTGCTCACCAAGGTCGATCTAGCCGGGCCGGAGGGTGTCGCCGCCGCCCGCGCGGTGATCGCCGCCGAGGCGCCGCGTCCGGTGCCGGTGGTCGAGATCCGCGAGGGCGCGATCGACCCGCGCGTGATCCTGGGGCTCGGCGCGGCGGCAGAGGATGATCTCGTCGCGCGGCCCTCGCATCATGACGGCGAAGACGATCACGAGCATGAGGATTTCGACAGCACGGTGGTCACCTTCGGCGAGATCGCCGATCCGGCCGAGCTGATCGCGCGGATCGAAGAACTGGCGCGCGAGCACAAGGTGCTGCGGGTGAAGGGCTATGCGGCGGTGACCGGCAAGCCGATGCGGCTGCTCGTCCAGGCAGTGGGTGCGCGGGTGCGCCATCAGTATGATCGGCCCTGGCGGCCGGGCGAGCCGCGCGGCACGGCGCTGGTCGCGATTGCCGAGCACGACCATGTCGACCCGGCAGCGTTCCGCGCGGTGCTGGCGGGCTGA
- a CDS encoding HoxN/HupN/NixA family nickel/cobalt transporter encodes MFAGLIAANLASWGWAFALFHAQPLMLGTALLAWGLGLRHAVDADHIAAIDNVTRTLMNDGQRPIATGLWFAIGHSGIIAIASAGIALATGALTGMGAFKELGGVIATAISALFLFAIAGMNLIILRSVWKTFQHVRAGGAYVEDDLNLLLGSRGPLSKLFGPMFRLVGKSWHMAPLGFLFGLGFDTATEVAILGMSAGQAAHGVSLGTLLVLPALFAAGMALVDTLDGVVMLGAYQWAFVKPIRKLYYNVTITLISALVAIVIGGIETLALVGEKMGWSGGAFGLAADLGAHFNGLGFAIIGLFVACWLVSFAIYRWQRLDEIEVRV; translated from the coding sequence CTGTTCGCGGGGCTGATCGCCGCAAATCTCGCCTCCTGGGGCTGGGCCTTTGCGCTTTTCCACGCCCAGCCGCTGATGCTCGGCACCGCGTTGCTGGCCTGGGGGCTCGGGCTGCGCCATGCGGTCGATGCCGACCATATCGCGGCGATCGACAATGTCACCCGCACGCTGATGAACGACGGCCAGCGCCCGATCGCGACTGGCCTGTGGTTCGCGATCGGACATTCGGGGATCATCGCCATCGCCTCGGCCGGGATTGCACTCGCCACCGGTGCGCTGACGGGCATGGGCGCGTTCAAAGAGCTGGGAGGGGTGATCGCCACCGCAATCTCGGCACTGTTCCTGTTCGCGATCGCCGGCATGAACCTGATCATCCTGCGATCGGTGTGGAAGACCTTCCAGCACGTCCGCGCGGGCGGCGCCTATGTCGAGGACGATCTCAACCTGCTGCTCGGCTCCCGCGGGCCGCTGTCGAAGCTGTTCGGGCCGATGTTCCGGCTGGTCGGCAAGAGCTGGCATATGGCGCCCCTCGGCTTCCTGTTCGGGTTGGGTTTCGACACCGCGACCGAAGTGGCGATCCTCGGCATGTCGGCGGGGCAGGCCGCGCATGGCGTCTCGCTCGGCACGCTGCTGGTGTTGCCGGCGCTGTTCGCCGCGGGGATGGCGCTGGTCGATACGCTGGACGGCGTCGTGATGCTCGGCGCCTATCAATGGGCGTTCGTCAAGCCGATCCGCAAGCTCTACTACAACGTCACGATCACGCTGATCTCCGCGCTCGTCGCGATCGTGATCGGCGGGATCGAGACGCTGGCGCTCGTCGGCGAAAAGATGGGGTGGAGCGGCGGCGCGTTCGGCCTTGCCGCCGATCTGGGCGCGCATTTCAACGGGCTCGGCTTCGCGATCATCGGCCTGTTCGTCGCCTGCTGGCTGGTCAGCTTCGCCATCTATCGCTGGCAGAGGCTGGACGAGATCGAGGTGCGGGTCTAG
- the cobI gene encoding precorrin-2 C(20)-methyltransferase produces the protein MSLGTIYGVGLGPGAPDLLSVRADRLVRGARHVAYFRKAGRPGQARRIAEGMLREDAIELPMEYPVTTEIPLSDPRYNAWLSAFYADCTERLLALSRAGEDVVVLCEGDPFFYGSFMHLHSRLSGQVPVAVVPGITGMAGAWNATGQPITWGDDVLTIAMATLPEEELIRRIRDTDALVVMKIGRNLAKLRSAVAAAGRETEAWLVEHAAMPEQRVTPLGEATSVTPYFSILLIHGRGRRP, from the coding sequence ATGAGCCTGGGCACCATTTACGGCGTCGGCCTTGGCCCCGGCGCGCCCGACCTGCTGAGTGTCCGCGCCGACCGGCTGGTGCGCGGCGCGCGCCATGTCGCCTATTTCCGCAAGGCGGGGCGACCGGGCCAGGCACGCCGGATCGCCGAGGGCATGCTCCGCGAAGACGCGATCGAGCTGCCGATGGAATATCCGGTGACGACAGAGATCCCGCTCAGCGACCCCCGTTACAATGCCTGGCTCTCCGCCTTCTACGCCGACTGCACCGAGCGGCTGCTGGCGCTGTCCCGCGCCGGCGAGGATGTGGTGGTGCTGTGCGAAGGCGATCCGTTCTTCTACGGCTCGTTCATGCACCTCCATTCGCGCCTGTCGGGCCAGGTCCCGGTGGCGGTGGTGCCGGGGATCACCGGCATGGCAGGGGCGTGGAACGCGACCGGCCAGCCGATCACCTGGGGCGACGACGTGCTGACCATCGCCATGGCCACACTGCCAGAGGAGGAGTTGATCCGCCGGATCCGCGACACCGATGCCCTCGTGGTGATGAAGATCGGACGTAACCTGGCCAAGCTGCGCTCGGCCGTCGCCGCCGCAGGTCGCGAGACTGAGGCCTGGCTGGTCGAGCATGCGGCGATGCCCGAACAGCGGGTCACCCCGCTCGGCGAGGCGACCAGCGTCACGCCCTATTTCTCGATCCTGCTGATCCATGGCCGGGGGCGGCGCCCATGA
- a CDS encoding cobalt-precorrin-6A reductase, with amino-acid sequence MPNVLLLGGTTEASALARLLADRGVAATLSYAGRTEAPRAQPIPVRVGGFGGVAGLAAYLRKARVTYLVDATHPFAATMSANAVAASRLTGVPLLALTRPAWVPVPGDQWTRVADIAGAVAALAGAPRRVLLALGRMHVADFAAMPQHQYVLRFVDAPAVSPILPHHTLIVDRGPFTPEGDRVLMETHGIDLVVCKNAGGRGAEAKLTAARALGLPVLMIDRPALPPRDEVTDPAAVLEWLDHAPAPTERGV; translated from the coding sequence ATGCCGAACGTCCTGCTGTTGGGCGGTACCACCGAAGCGAGCGCGCTGGCCAGGCTGCTGGCGGACCGTGGCGTGGCCGCGACGCTCAGCTATGCCGGCCGCACCGAGGCGCCGCGCGCGCAGCCGATCCCGGTGCGGGTGGGCGGCTTCGGCGGCGTGGCGGGTCTGGCGGCCTACCTGCGCAAGGCACGCGTGACGTATCTGGTCGACGCCACCCATCCCTTCGCGGCGACGATGAGCGCCAATGCCGTCGCGGCGTCGCGGTTGACGGGCGTACCGCTGCTGGCCCTCACTCGCCCCGCCTGGGTGCCGGTCCCGGGCGACCAGTGGACGCGCGTCGCCGATATTGCGGGCGCCGTGGCTGCGCTCGCCGGTGCGCCGCGCCGCGTCCTGCTGGCGCTCGGCCGCATGCATGTTGCCGACTTCGCGGCGATGCCGCAGCACCAGTATGTCTTGCGCTTCGTCGACGCGCCGGCGGTGTCGCCGATCCTTCCGCACCACACGCTGATCGTCGATCGTGGCCCCTTCACGCCCGAAGGCGACCGCGTGCTGATGGAGACCCATGGCATCGATCTGGTCGTTTGCAAGAATGCCGGCGGCCGTGGCGCCGAGGCCAAGCTGACCGCGGCCCGCGCGCTGGGCCTCCCGGTGCTGATGATCGACCGCCCCGCCCTGCCGCCCCGTGACGAGGTCACGGATCCGGCCGCGGTATTGGAATGGCTGGATCATGCGCCCGCTCCCACCGAGCGCGGTGTGTAG
- a CDS encoding cobalamin biosynthesis protein CobG has translation MSGFAVRGWCPDAWRPMQAGDGLLVRVKPRLARMTRAQLRGLCDAALVHGNGLIDLTSRGNLQIRGVTEAEWRPLVERLIVLGVVDRDPDIEMRRNLLVAPDWQAGDDTHRIASDLLEALPRLPALPSKMGFVIDAGPMPVLADAPGDFRIERDGQGHLILRADGRARGARVAMGDGAAALIRLAHWFVESGGIGSGRMRRHAAPLPDWAAERIAPAAPAKPIAPGSTALGVALGVPLGQLDAALLADALGAEGAGVRITPWRILLVEGSGPHAATLIADPANPLLRTDACVGAPGCSQASVDTRTLARQLAPLVSGQLHVSGCVKGCARARVADVVVTGRDGRFDLAFDARAGAPPTHAGLTPDALLDLFGTD, from the coding sequence ATGAGCGGCTTCGCGGTCCGCGGCTGGTGCCCTGACGCGTGGCGGCCGATGCAGGCGGGCGACGGGTTGCTGGTGCGCGTGAAACCGCGGCTCGCGCGGATGACGCGGGCCCAGCTACGGGGTCTGTGCGACGCGGCGCTGGTGCACGGCAACGGCCTGATCGACCTGACCAGCCGCGGCAATTTGCAGATTCGGGGGGTCACCGAAGCGGAGTGGCGGCCGCTGGTCGAGCGACTGATCGTGCTGGGTGTGGTCGACCGCGACCCGGACATCGAGATGCGCCGCAACCTGCTGGTCGCACCCGATTGGCAGGCGGGCGACGACACGCATCGCATCGCAAGCGATCTGCTCGAAGCGCTGCCCAGATTGCCGGCGCTGCCGAGCAAGATGGGGTTCGTGATCGACGCGGGACCGATGCCGGTGCTGGCGGATGCGCCCGGGGACTTTCGGATCGAGCGCGACGGACAGGGGCACCTGATCCTTCGGGCGGATGGGCGCGCTCGTGGCGCGCGTGTCGCGATGGGGGACGGGGCGGCGGCGCTCATCCGACTGGCACATTGGTTCGTCGAAAGCGGCGGAATCGGGTCGGGCCGCATGAGGCGCCACGCCGCGCCGCTCCCGGATTGGGCAGCCGAACGCATCGCTCCAGCGGCACCGGCCAAGCCCATCGCCCCGGGCTCGACCGCGCTGGGTGTCGCATTGGGCGTGCCGCTCGGGCAATTGGACGCCGCCTTGCTTGCCGATGCGCTGGGCGCCGAGGGTGCGGGCGTTCGGATAACCCCCTGGCGTATCCTCCTGGTCGAGGGATCGGGACCGCACGCCGCCACGCTGATCGCCGATCCGGCCAACCCGCTGCTGCGCACCGATGCCTGTGTCGGCGCGCCGGGCTGCTCACAGGCGAGCGTTGATACGCGGACGCTCGCGCGCCAACTCGCGCCGTTGGTCTCGGGGCAACTGCACGTTTCGGGCTGCGTGAAGGGCTGCGCGCGGGCGCGGGTCGCCGACGTGGTCGTGACGGGGCGCGACGGTCGCTTCGATCTCGCCTTCGATGCCCGCGCCGGGGCGCCGCCCACCCATGCCGGGCTCACCCCCGACGCGCTGCTTGATCTTTTCGGAACCGATTGA
- the cobJ gene encoding precorrin-3B C(17)-methyltransferase — MSGWLAIAGLGPGDEALVTPEVIAALAEATDVIGYIPYVARVAPRAGLTLHASDNRVELDRAALALDLTAQGRRVVVVSSGDPGVFAMAAAVFEALEVGRQAWRSLDIRVLPGITAMLAASARAGAPLGHDFCAINLSDNLKPWALIEKRLRLAAEADFAMAFYNPRSKARPHGFARVLGLLLEVCGPDRPILFARAVSTQEEALRIVPLGAATADMADMRTMVILGSSQTRWIEDAARPILYTPRSVGAGA; from the coding sequence ATGAGCGGCTGGCTGGCCATCGCCGGGCTAGGGCCGGGGGACGAAGCGCTGGTGACGCCCGAAGTCATCGCAGCGCTGGCGGAAGCGACCGACGTCATCGGCTATATTCCCTACGTCGCGCGGGTGGCGCCGCGCGCTGGGCTGACGCTCCACGCATCGGACAATCGCGTCGAGCTCGACCGCGCGGCGCTCGCGCTCGATCTCACGGCGCAGGGGCGGCGGGTGGTGGTCGTTTCCTCGGGCGATCCCGGCGTGTTCGCGATGGCGGCGGCGGTGTTCGAGGCGCTCGAAGTGGGCCGGCAAGCATGGCGTTCGCTCGACATCCGCGTGCTGCCGGGGATCACCGCGATGCTGGCGGCGAGCGCGCGGGCAGGGGCGCCGCTCGGGCATGATTTCTGCGCAATCAACCTGTCGGACAACCTCAAGCCCTGGGCGCTGATCGAGAAGCGGCTGCGACTCGCCGCCGAGGCCGATTTCGCGATGGCCTTCTACAACCCGCGCTCCAAGGCACGGCCGCATGGCTTCGCGCGGGTGCTGGGACTGTTGCTGGAGGTATGCGGCCCCGATCGGCCCATCTTGTTCGCGCGCGCGGTTTCCACGCAGGAGGAAGCGCTGCGGATCGTGCCGCTCGGCGCGGCGACAGCAGACATGGCCGACATGCGGACGATGGTGATCCTGGGGTCCAGCCAGACCCGCTGGATCGAGGATGCCGCGCGGCCGATCCTCTACACACCGCGCTCGGTGGGAGCGGGCGCATGA
- the cobN gene encoding cobaltochelatase subunit CobN: MHVLFRETHGLEDNAAPQDLGQSPADLVVLSFSDSDLGAFAAAWRGGQGARPSLRLANLAALMHPLSVDTYVERTLSGAKAILIRLIGGMPYWSYGLQQVEALARERGIALAVLPADGRPDERLDAASTVPVAVLRELSGLCNAGGADAARAALGVLAKAANIGSGTTEAYTPLPSFGLWHPACGAFLPPNRHPREGGDPFARAPGTGAESSPPMDPRLRGDDEGCWAMEQPSWTRSGRPLVLIVFYRSYLAACDVDPFEALHAAFERAGFGTLSIFVPSLKAPDARAQVAQWVRDLGPAAIVNATAFSARDDHGWSPLDAAGVPVFQIALATAPRDAWASAERGLSPADLAMHVVLPELDGRIFVGVASFKQAEARDEALGFARTVHRAEPQRIEAIVTRIAGWVALAQKPVAQKQIALVLSTYPGKAWQLAHAVGLDALASAEAIAADLGEPVDRLAERLQRDTLRWPLAAYRDALATLPKPLREALDAAWGEPDLDTACRDGHFHFAALQSGKLLIALQPERGDPATREDSYHDVGRVPRHGYVAFYLWLKAQGIDALVHIGAHGTLEWLPGKAVALSDACWPEALTGGLPILYPFIVNDPGEAAQAKRRTGAVTIGHLPPALKAAGTGAGLGRIEALLDEFSNAVGLDPARRDRLQAAIRDEARSVGLEAELGLEGVTSSAEAITRIDRFVCDVKEGQFGDGLHVFGRGACGTEERAGLLAGLAGQRVAAGPSGSPFRGRTDVLPTGRNLYTIDPRAVPSRAAHAQGIVLADELIRRHLQDHGDYPKGLVVDLWGSATMRTAGEEFAMALHLLGAAPVWDTASERVTGVEILPLAMLARPRIDVTLRVSGLFRDSFPTLPQLFGQAVRALAARDEALEWNPFAGKDAGARVYGPRPGSYGLGMGDAAETYTDEARRTAGEAWLAASDHAFDGHDALPDPEGLRARVGAADAFVHLQDLTETDLLLAADYAAHEAGFAAAKALSGGSAALYHLDARDPTRPVARPLTEEIARVVRARAANPGWIAGMRRHGFRGAAEIAATLDHLGAFAHLAAAVPPKLFDLYHDATLGDGEVRDFLARENPAALAAMEARFAALHAAGLWQTRRNSILASLGGDA; the protein is encoded by the coding sequence ATGCACGTCCTGTTCCGCGAAACGCACGGGCTGGAGGACAACGCCGCGCCCCAGGACCTCGGGCAGTCGCCCGCGGACCTGGTGGTGCTGTCCTTTTCCGACAGCGACCTCGGCGCATTCGCGGCGGCATGGCGTGGCGGGCAGGGGGCGCGGCCTTCGCTGCGGCTGGCCAACCTCGCGGCGCTGATGCACCCGCTCTCGGTCGACACCTATGTCGAGCGGACGCTGTCGGGCGCCAAGGCGATCCTGATCCGGCTGATCGGCGGCATGCCCTATTGGAGCTACGGCCTCCAGCAGGTGGAGGCGCTGGCACGCGAACGGGGGATTGCGCTGGCGGTGTTGCCCGCCGACGGTCGACCGGACGAACGACTGGATGCGGCGTCGACGGTGCCGGTCGCGGTGCTGCGGGAGCTGTCGGGGCTGTGTAACGCGGGCGGGGCCGATGCGGCACGGGCAGCGCTGGGCGTGCTGGCGAAGGCCGCGAATATCGGTTCCGGCACGACCGAAGCGTACACACCGCTGCCGAGCTTCGGCCTCTGGCATCCCGCGTGCGGCGCCTTCCTTCCTCCCAACCGTCATCCCCGCGAGGGCGGGGATCCATTTGCCAGGGCGCCGGGGACAGGAGCCGAAAGCTCTCCACCAATGGATCCCCGCCTGCGCGGGGATGACGAAGGGTGTTGGGCGATGGAGCAACCAAGCTGGACCCGCAGCGGCCGTCCGCTGGTGTTGATCGTCTTCTACCGCTCTTATCTCGCCGCCTGCGACGTCGATCCCTTCGAGGCGCTCCACGCCGCGTTCGAGCGTGCCGGCTTCGGCACACTTTCGATCTTCGTGCCCTCGCTGAAGGCGCCGGACGCCCGCGCGCAGGTGGCGCAGTGGGTGCGTGACCTCGGCCCAGCGGCGATCGTCAACGCGACGGCGTTCTCCGCACGTGACGACCACGGCTGGTCGCCGCTCGACGCCGCCGGCGTGCCGGTGTTCCAGATCGCGCTCGCCACCGCGCCGCGGGATGCCTGGGCCAGCGCCGAGCGCGGGCTTTCGCCTGCCGATCTGGCGATGCACGTCGTGCTGCCCGAACTCGATGGCCGCATCTTCGTCGGTGTCGCCAGCTTCAAGCAGGCTGAAGCGCGCGACGAGGCCCTGGGCTTCGCCCGCACGGTGCATCGGGCGGAGCCGCAGCGGATCGAGGCGATCGTCACCCGCATAGCAGGTTGGGTTGCCCTCGCACAGAAGCCCGTGGCGCAGAAGCAAATCGCGCTTGTCCTCTCCACCTATCCCGGCAAGGCTTGGCAGCTCGCGCACGCCGTCGGGCTGGACGCGCTCGCCTCTGCGGAAGCCATCGCCGCGGATCTGGGGGAGCCGGTGGACCGCCTGGCCGAGCGGTTGCAGCGGGACACCCTGCGCTGGCCGCTCGCCGCCTATCGGGACGCGCTTGCGACGTTGCCCAAGCCATTGCGAGAAGCGCTTGATGCGGCTTGGGGAGAACCCGATCTCGATACCGCGTGCCGCGACGGCCATTTCCACTTCGCCGCCCTTCAAAGCGGCAAGCTGCTGATCGCGCTTCAACCCGAACGCGGCGATCCTGCAACGCGCGAGGACAGCTACCACGATGTCGGCCGGGTGCCGCGGCATGGCTATGTCGCCTTCTATTTGTGGCTCAAGGCGCAGGGCATCGACGCGCTCGTCCATATCGGCGCGCATGGCACGCTCGAATGGCTGCCGGGCAAGGCGGTGGCGCTGTCCGATGCGTGCTGGCCCGAGGCGCTCACCGGCGGCCTGCCGATCCTCTACCCCTTCATCGTCAACGACCCTGGCGAAGCCGCGCAGGCCAAGCGCCGCACCGGGGCCGTCACCATCGGCCATCTGCCGCCGGCGCTGAAGGCGGCGGGGACGGGCGCCGGCCTAGGCCGGATCGAGGCGCTGCTCGACGAATTCTCCAACGCAGTGGGCCTTGACCCGGCGCGGCGCGATCGCCTTCAGGCCGCAATCCGCGACGAAGCACGCTCCGTCGGGCTGGAGGCCGAGCTAGGGCTGGAAGGCGTCACCAGCAGCGCGGAAGCGATTACCCGCATCGACCGCTTCGTCTGCGACGTGAAGGAAGGCCAGTTCGGCGACGGGCTGCATGTGTTCGGCCGTGGGGCGTGTGGGACCGAGGAGCGCGCAGGACTGCTTGCGGGCCTGGCCGGCCAGCGGGTGGCAGCAGGCCCCTCGGGATCGCCCTTCCGCGGGCGCACCGACGTGCTGCCGACCGGCCGCAATCTCTACACGATCGATCCGCGCGCGGTGCCCAGCCGTGCCGCGCATGCACAGGGCATCGTCCTCGCCGACGAGCTGATCCGCCGGCATCTGCAGGATCATGGCGACTATCCCAAGGGACTGGTCGTCGACCTGTGGGGCTCGGCGACGATGCGCACCGCCGGGGAGGAGTTCGCGATGGCGCTGCATCTGCTCGGCGCCGCGCCGGTCTGGGACACGGCCTCGGAACGGGTGACGGGCGTCGAGATTCTGCCGCTGGCGATGTTGGCCCGGCCGCGAATCGACGTGACCCTGCGCGTCTCGGGCTTGTTCCGCGACTCCTTCCCGACGCTGCCGCAGCTGTTCGGCCAGGCAGTCCGGGCGCTGGCGGCGCGCGACGAGGCGCTCGAATGGAACCCCTTTGCCGGCAAGGATGCCGGTGCGCGTGTCTATGGCCCCCGCCCTGGCAGCTACGGCCTCGGCATGGGCGACGCGGCGGAGACCTATACCGACGAAGCCCGCAGGACGGCGGGCGAGGCGTGGCTCGCTGCATCGGACCATGCCTTCGACGGACATGATGCGTTGCCCGATCCCGAGGGACTCCGCGCCCGCGTCGGCGCCGCGGATGCGTTCGTGCACCTGCAGGACCTGACCGAGACCGATCTGCTGCTCGCGGCCGATTATGCGGCGCACGAGGCCGGGTTCGCCGCCGCCAAGGCGCTTAGCGGCGGGTCGGCTGCGCTCTACCATCTCGACGCGCGCGATCCGACGCGCCCGGTCGCACGGCCGCTGACCGAAGAGATCGCCCGTGTCGTTCGCGCGCGGGCGGCGAACCCAGGCTGGATCGCCGGCATGCGCCGCCACGGCTTCCGCGGCGCCGCCGAGATCGCGGCCACGCTCGACCATCTCGGCGCCTTCGCCCACCTTGCGGCTGCGGTGCCGCCCAAGCTTTTCGATCTGTACCACGACGCGACGCTTGGCGACGGCGAGGTGCGGGATTTCCTGGCCCGAGAGAACCCGGCAGCCCTGGCGGCGATGGAGGCGCGGTTCGCGGCACTGCATGCGGCCGGGCTGTGGCAGACCCGCCGCAACTCGATCCTGGCAAGCCTTGGAGGCGATGCATGA
- the cbiE gene encoding precorrin-6y C5,15-methyltransferase (decarboxylating) subunit CbiE, whose translation MADLPWLTIIGVGEDGVDGLSAATRAALEQAELVMGATRHLALLPGLRCEARAWPVPFAEGVPLLLAERGRRVVLLASGDPFWFGAGTSITRHLAREEWIAYPAPSSFALAAARLGWALQDTTCLGLHAAPFSQVRPRLAPGQHLLVTVRDGAAVSALADYLAGEGFGASMLHVLEALGGPRERVRSVRADALAWDDIAHPVCVGIEPAGEGAVLPLASGRPDGWFGSDGQLTKQPVRALTLSALAPRAGELLWDIGAGSGSIGIEWLLAHPANRAIAIEADPVRAERARANAARLGVDRLTVLPGRAPAVLPEGVPDAVFIGGGLSQALLEALWARLAAGARLVANAVTLESEALLALWHGIEGGSLLRIELADAVPLGTRQGWRSRYPVVQWSVTR comes from the coding sequence ATGGCTGATCTTCCCTGGCTCACCATCATCGGAGTGGGCGAGGACGGCGTCGACGGCCTGTCCGCCGCCACCCGCGCGGCGCTGGAACAGGCCGAGCTGGTCATGGGCGCCACTCGCCACCTCGCGTTGCTGCCGGGGCTTAGGTGCGAAGCACGCGCATGGCCAGTGCCCTTCGCCGAGGGCGTGCCCCTGCTCCTCGCCGAGCGCGGCCGCCGGGTGGTGCTGCTCGCCTCGGGCGATCCCTTCTGGTTCGGTGCGGGCACCAGCATCACGCGGCATCTCGCCCGCGAGGAATGGATCGCTTACCCGGCGCCCTCCAGCTTTGCGCTGGCAGCAGCGCGGCTGGGTTGGGCGCTGCAGGATACGACCTGCCTCGGGCTGCATGCCGCGCCGTTCAGCCAGGTGCGGCCGCGTCTCGCGCCCGGCCAGCACCTGCTGGTGACCGTCCGGGACGGTGCGGCGGTGTCGGCGCTGGCGGACTATCTGGCGGGCGAGGGTTTCGGCGCCTCGATGCTCCACGTGCTCGAAGCGCTTGGCGGCCCGCGCGAGCGGGTCCGATCGGTGCGGGCCGATGCGCTCGCCTGGGACGATATCGCGCATCCCGTGTGTGTCGGCATCGAGCCTGCGGGGGAGGGGGCGGTGCTGCCGCTCGCCAGCGGACGGCCCGACGGCTGGTTCGGGTCCGACGGCCAACTCACCAAGCAGCCAGTGCGGGCGCTGACCCTGTCCGCCCTCGCGCCGCGCGCGGGGGAGCTGCTGTGGGACATCGGTGCCGGCTCGGGCTCGATCGGTATCGAATGGCTCCTCGCGCATCCCGCCAACCGCGCGATCGCGATCGAAGCCGATCCGGTGCGTGCGGAGCGGGCGCGTGCCAACGCTGCAAGGCTCGGGGTGGATCGACTGACCGTGCTGCCGGGCCGCGCGCCGGCAGTGCTGCCGGAGGGTGTCCCCGATGCGGTGTTCATCGGCGGCGGCCTCTCGCAGGCGTTGCTGGAAGCGCTGTGGGCACGGCTGGCCGCCGGTGCGCGGCTGGTCGCGAACGCGGTGACCCTCGAGTCCGAGGCGCTGCTCGCCCTATGGCACGGCATCGAGGGCGGCAGCCTGTTGCGGATCGAGCTTGCGGACGCGGTACCGCTAGGCACGCGCCAGGGATGGCGGTCGCGCTATCCGGTGGTGCAGTGGAGCGTCACCCGATGA
- a CDS encoding precorrin-8X methylmutase — MPYHYETDGAAIYRQSFATIRAEADLARFSSEEEPVAVRMIHAAGMVELAPYLRFSPGFAQSARAALAEGAPILCDARMVSEGITRARLPSENRVICTLHDPQVPTLARDMANTRSAAALELWRPHLAGAVVAIGNAPTALFHLLNLLEDPACPRPAAIIGCPVGFVGAVESKAALWAATPVPCCIVEGRLGGSAITVAAVNALASRVE, encoded by the coding sequence ATGCCGTACCACTATGAAACCGATGGCGCCGCCATCTACCGCCAGTCCTTCGCGACGATCCGCGCCGAGGCCGATCTCGCCCGCTTTTCGTCCGAGGAGGAGCCGGTTGCCGTGCGCATGATCCACGCGGCCGGGATGGTCGAGCTGGCGCCGTACCTCCGCTTTTCTCCGGGCTTTGCGCAATCGGCCCGGGCGGCACTGGCAGAAGGCGCGCCGATCCTATGCGACGCGCGGATGGTATCCGAGGGGATTACGCGCGCGCGCCTGCCGAGCGAAAATCGTGTGATCTGCACGCTGCACGACCCGCAGGTGCCGACCCTCGCCAGGGACATGGCCAATACGCGATCTGCCGCGGCGCTGGAGCTGTGGCGGCCGCATCTAGCCGGCGCGGTGGTTGCGATCGGCAACGCGCCGACCGCGCTGTTCCACCTGCTCAACCTGCTCGAGGATCCGGCGTGTCCACGGCCGGCCGCGATCATCGGCTGCCCGGTGGGGTTCGTCGGCGCAGTGGAGTCCAAGGCGGCGCTGTGGGCCGCGACGCCGGTGCCGTGCTGCATCGTCGAGGGGCGGCTGGGCGGCAGCGCGATCACCGTCGCCGCAGTCAACGCGCTGGCGAGCCGCGTCGAATGA